A window of Clostridium taeniosporum genomic DNA:
ATTTATTTTACTTGCAATTAGATCACTGACACTTCCAGGAGCAATGGAAGGTGTTAAATATTTATTAAATCCTAAGTGGGAATTTTTATTAAAACCTAATACATGGATAATGGCTTTAGGTCAAGCGTTCTTTACAGTATCATTAAATGGATGTGGAATGGTTGTATACGGTAGTTATATAAAAGATGATTTTGATATACCAAAATCAGCTTTAAGTACAGCAATATTAGATACAATAGCAGCGTTACTTGCTTCATTTGTTATAATGCCAGCTGTATTTGCATTCAACTTAGATCCAATGGCAGGTCCACCATTATTATTTATAACAATGCCAACTATATTTAAAGCTATGCCAGGTGGAAGATTAATAACTATAATATTTTTCTTAAGTATATTATTTGCAGCTATATCATCATCAATTAATATGTTAGAAGGTCCAGTTGAAGCAGTAATTTCACAAACAAAACTTAATAGAAAAAAGGCATCAATTTTATTGGCTATAATAGCATTTATATTGTCAATTCCTTTAAATTTAAGTATGACTAGATTTGCTGATTTTACTAATTTTATTACTATAATAGTTTCACCATTAGCAGCACTTATAGTGTTTTTAGTATTTTACTATGTAGGAGATTCTAAAAAAGCACTTATAGAGATAAATAAAGGTGCAAGTAGAAAATTGGGAAATAACTTTATATATCTTGCTAAATATGTATTTGTAATTGTAACTATAATTGTCATATTACTTGGAATTATATATGGTGGTATTGGCTAAAGTTTTAAGATTATTTAGTTAAGGAACTTAAAAAATATAAGAAAAAGCACTACTATTTTTAGTTAAATAGAGTGCTTTTTTCATATATGTTTTTATTTTAATTATTTTTAACTACTTTTTTTAGTATAAGAATAGAATAAGTAATAGTAATAAAGACTCCTAAGAAAGAAAGTATTGTTATTATTCTTGATGACCAAGAAAGTAGAAAAATGCTTATTGTATTTAAATTAGTAGGATCAAATAGTGTAAATATAGAACCTAGGATTTCATGAACTAGATTGCTATTTAAAAGAGTTAAAACTATTCCACAAACCAATCCCATTATTAAATCTGTATATTTTTGCATACATATATCCCCTTTTTTAATTTCACGATATCATAAATTTAACACATTTACAATTAAATGTATGGTAAAATAAAAATAGATTTTTATTTTTAATTTTAAGGAGAATAAAATATAATGAAAGAATTTACTTATGATAAGAAAAAATTTGAATTAGAAAATATATTATATGATTATACAGCTATGTTTAATTCTAAGGAATTTTTACCATTAGCTTATGCAGATTTAAAAAAGATAAATTCTTCATTCCCAGATATAGAAGATAAAAATTTTTATGATAAATTAAACAATGTATTTTTAGAAAATTATAATATGAATTTGAACCAATTGGAGGAATATCTAACTAAATCATCAGAAGAGGCTGATGTTTATAGACGTATACGTATTTTTGAATTTATTAGACAAAAAAATATATAAACATGTTAGATTTAATTAATTTAAATCTAGAGTATATTTAACAATAGAGCTAATAAAAAAAAGAGCTATCATTGAAATGATTTTTTAATAATCATCCAATGATAGCTCTTTTGTTTATATAAAATTTTTATATTTAAATAATATAATTAAAAACACAAATAAAGTGACATAATGTTCCTAGCATTATAAAGATATGAAAAATTTCATGGGATCCGAAGATACCTATTTTTATTTTATCTTTCTTTAAGGCATATATTACACCACCTATTGTATACATCAAGCCACCTAATATAAGTAAGCTTACACCTACTGGTGAAAGTGCTATTGAAAGTGGATAAATTGCAAAAATGGCAAACCAACCTATAGCAATATATATAACACTACTTAACCATTTAGGACATGTAACCCAACAAATTTTAAATGCTATCCCAACTAAAGCAGATGCAGCAACGGCTATAAAAAGTTTATTTCCAATAGAATCTTGTAATGCAATTAAGCAAAATGGTGCATAAGATCCTGCTATAAGTACAAAAATCATAGAGTGATCTATTTTTTTTAGGTGTTTGATTATTTTTGAATCTGCAATCACAGAATGATAAGTTGCTGAAGCACTATACAATAAAATCATACTAATTCCAAAAAGTATAATAGATACATATTCTATTAAAGTTCCACTAGACATATTTACTTTAATTATCATTAAAATTAATCCCACTAGTGATAAAATAGCTCCTATAAGATGTGTTAATCCATTAACTGGTTCTCTTAAATATTTATTCATAAATACCTCCATACTCAATACGTAGTTTTTAAAACTATATAATAATATATTGATATTATTATATATAGTTATGTAAAAGTCAAAGGCTATTAGAAGTTATTTTTAGCCTTTTAAAGTATATTTTTAGCTATTTTCTTGAATTTTATAAGTAATACTATTAAAATTGAATATGAACAATATAACAAGTAGTTTTAAAAACTAGATTAGGAAGTGAAATAATGACAAATGATATAGAAAATATAATAGAAAACTTGAGTTTAGATAAAAAAATAAATTTAGAGGATATTCCTGAATTAGATTTATATATGGATCAGGTTATCCAACTTTTTGAAAATAAATTATCAGTTCTTAAAAGAAAAGAAGAAGATAAAGTATTAACAAAGACTATGATTAATAATTATGCTAAAGCAAAACTATTAATGAGTATAAAGAATAAAAAATATTCAAAAGAACATTTAATATTAATGAGTCTAATATATGATTTAAAAGGTGCGTTATCAATAAATGATATAAAACTTACATTAGATGATATAGTTAAAAAATATGAAAATAATGAAGAATATGATTTAAGATCTCTTTATAAAACATATTTAGAAATGAACTCTGAAGATATTAATGAATTTAGAGAATATATAAATGATAAAGAAGAGAATTTGAAAAGTCTTTTAGATAAAAATAATATATCTGGAGAATTTGAAGAAAAATTCTTACTTGTATGTTCAATGATTTCTATGAGTAATATGTATAGAAGAATGGGAGAAGCATTAATAGATAAATATTTTATGGAGGATGAAAAGTAAATGAAAAATTCTAATGATTTACGTAATGAATTAATAAGTATAGATGGGAAAGGATATAAATCATATAAGCAACTTGAAGGTATTTATAAGTTTAACTATTACACGTTATCAATAGATCATGTTCAAGGGGATCCATTTGCAACGCCTTCTAGAGTAAGAATAATAATGGATAAAAAAATTTCAAGTATTCCAGAAGAATTATTAAATAAAGATTTTAAAAGAATAGCTGTTCAAGACTATTTAACTAGAACGTTTTATAAAAATATATATTCATATAGTAGTAAAGTTTTTGGATCAGGAAAAAGTGGATTAATTTCTATAAGTAAGTGTACACAAGAAATTTTAGATAGAACTTCTATCGTAATAAGTGATAAAAAAATAGAAGCTAGAATAGAAATAGGCTTTCCAGCGAGAGGAAGAAGTGTTCTTTCAAAAGAACTAGAAAAGATTTTATTTGATTTTTTACCAAAGATAGTAGATTCATCATTAATTTATAAAAACATAGATAAAAACAAACTTATAAATCAAGTAAAATTAGTTGAAGATCAAGAATTTATAAGAAATGAGTTAAAAAGTAAAGATTTAATTGCATTTATTGCAAATGGATCTATATTACCTAGAGAATCAGGAGTATCAACTAAGCCTTTAAAGAATGGAATACCATTTAATTCACCTAAAAATCTAGAAGTTAAATTTAATTTGCCTAATAAGGGTGAAATAGTAGGTATGGGAATTAAAAAAGGTATAACAATTATAGTAGGTGGAGGGTATCATGGTAAATCCACATTATTAAATTCATTAGAACTTGGAATTTATAATCATATTGAAGGCGATGGAAGAGAATTTGTAATAACAGATAATACAGCATTAAAAGTTAGAGCAGAAGATGGAAGAGTAATTCTTAAAGATGATATATCATTATTTATAAATAATTTACCTAATAAAAAGGACACTACTAAGTTTTATAGTGAAAATGCAAGTGGAAGTACATCTCAAGCAGCTAATATAATAGAAGGAATAGAAAGTGGAACTAATGTGTTTTTAATAGATGAGGATACATCAGCTACGAACTTTATGATTCGAGATGATGTAATGCAAATGTTAGTTTCTAAAGATAAAGAGCCTATAACGCCATTTATTGAAGTTGCTAAAGATTTATATAATCAAAAGGGAATATCAACAATTATTGTTGTAGGTAGTTCAGGAGATTATTTTGATATAGCTGATACTGTGATACAAATGGATTGCTATAATATGAAAGATGTAACAAAAGAAGCTAAAAGTATTAGTCAAGGAAAAATACTTTCAAAAATACAAGAAAGAAATATTGATATAAATATAAATTTAAACAGAGTTATAAAAAAAGGTAGCATAGAAAAGAGTTATAAAGGTGTAAAAATAAAGACTTTAGGTGTAGATGGATTATCTATTAACAAAGAGAATATAGACTTAAGAGCAGTTGAACAAATTGTTGATAGTGAGCAAATTAATACAATTGGAGAAATAATGAAATGGGCAGAAGATAATGTTATAGATGGTAAGAAAACATTAATAGAAATAACAGATGAAATAATGAACTATATACAAAAGAATGGAATTATAACTATTAGTAATATAAAAGGTGGTCATGGTAGATTATCAATGCCAAGAAGACAAGAAATAATGGCTACATTTAATAGATA
This region includes:
- a CDS encoding sodium-dependent transporter encodes the protein MAKRENFKSRTGFILSCIGAAIGLGNIWMFPYRLGQNGGAAFLIPYFIFVLLLGSTGLITEFAFGRAFKAGSATGIIATFAEKGKKGGKLVALIPVVGLAGVFMFYNIVVGWIIKYFSMSITGELFSIDVNNFFNGFSGTGQTIFWNLMAIVITLSIIYVGVAKGIEKINKIIMPALFVIFILLAIRSLTLPGAMEGVKYLLNPKWEFLLKPNTWIMALGQAFFTVSLNGCGMVVYGSYIKDDFDIPKSALSTAILDTIAALLASFVIMPAVFAFNLDPMAGPPLLFITMPTIFKAMPGGRLITIIFFLSILFAAISSSINMLEGPVEAVISQTKLNRKKASILLAIIAFILSIPLNLSMTRFADFTNFITIIVSPLAALIVFLVFYYVGDSKKALIEINKGASRKLGNNFIYLAKYVFVIVTIIVILLGIIYGGIG
- a CDS encoding ABC-ATPase domain-containing protein, translated to MKNSNDLRNELISIDGKGYKSYKQLEGIYKFNYYTLSIDHVQGDPFATPSRVRIIMDKKISSIPEELLNKDFKRIAVQDYLTRTFYKNIYSYSSKVFGSGKSGLISISKCTQEILDRTSIVISDKKIEARIEIGFPARGRSVLSKELEKILFDFLPKIVDSSLIYKNIDKNKLINQVKLVEDQEFIRNELKSKDLIAFIANGSILPRESGVSTKPLKNGIPFNSPKNLEVKFNLPNKGEIVGMGIKKGITIIVGGGYHGKSTLLNSLELGIYNHIEGDGREFVITDNTALKVRAEDGRVILKDDISLFINNLPNKKDTTKFYSENASGSTSQAANIIEGIESGTNVFLIDEDTSATNFMIRDDVMQMLVSKDKEPITPFIEVAKDLYNQKGISTIIVVGSSGDYFDIADTVIQMDCYNMKDVTKEAKSISQGKILSKIQERNIDININLNRVIKKGSIEKSYKGVKIKTLGVDGLSINKENIDLRAVEQIVDSEQINTIGEIMKWAEDNVIDGKKTLIEITDEIMNYIQKNGIITISNIKGGHGRLSMPRRQEIMATFNRYRNLKI
- a CDS encoding DUF1836 domain-containing protein translates to MTNDIENIIENLSLDKKINLEDIPELDLYMDQVIQLFENKLSVLKRKEEDKVLTKTMINNYAKAKLLMSIKNKKYSKEHLILMSLIYDLKGALSINDIKLTLDDIVKKYENNEEYDLRSLYKTYLEMNSEDINEFREYINDKEENLKSLLDKNNISGEFEEKFLLVCSMISMSNMYRRMGEALIDKYFMEDEK
- the trhA gene encoding PAQR family membrane homeostasis protein TrhA is translated as MNKYLREPVNGLTHLIGAILSLVGLILMIIKVNMSSGTLIEYVSIILFGISMILLYSASATYHSVIADSKIIKHLKKIDHSMIFVLIAGSYAPFCLIALQDSIGNKLFIAVAASALVGIAFKICWVTCPKWLSSVIYIAIGWFAIFAIYPLSIALSPVGVSLLILGGLMYTIGGVIYALKKDKIKIGIFGSHEIFHIFIMLGTLCHFICVFNYII